The following proteins come from a genomic window of Bactrocera dorsalis isolate Fly_Bdor chromosome 6, ASM2337382v1, whole genome shotgun sequence:
- the LOC105234143 gene encoding uncharacterized protein LOC105234143 isoform X7, which produces MINHKATRSKQSIKQKRSKDQTICRFITESDSFIRYCTRFQASPITDITESVLNIKLESVNNLWGRLLAAYDTVLDTDDAELPENAKASATAKCDNCRDQYELTKGMITEQISLVRPSRATTPPPRVVTTPKEDLDKGMYLKVPACDTEVFNGCYDQWPSFRDMFTAVYINHPKLSQAQKLYHLRYKTKGEAGSIVKRFALNDENFKLAWEALVERYENERVMIENPIKTLLHLPKIQQETSQEFQNLYSTVTNCISVLKTQNISTESWDPIIVTIYAETLPDAALLRCEQSLVERKKMPTWQQMKTFLTAQYEIAERIDKKIINLKSHQNDSSKNLFKPQASNNMQYNRHVNRSHTFVSNQTNKWQPLCEICKGGHNIRSCEKFKKLSVSDRNNLVRQHKLCTNCLSNAHTTKDCESKFSCVYCQRRHHSLLHITNFQNMKQNQFHKTTGLVTTTKSDNPEISNPEKREEQPCCSKAAKIQALHSENESKILLPTAVIAIEHK; this is translated from the coding sequence ATGATAAATCAcaaagctacacgctcgaagcagagtataaaacaaaaaagatcaaaagatcagacaatatgtagattcatcactgaaagtgacagttttataagatattgtacaagatttcaagcttcccctattactgacatcacagaatcagttttgaatataaaactagaaagtgtgaacaatctctggggtcgccttctggcagcgtacgatacagtactagatactgacgacgcagaactcccagaaaacgcaaaagcttcggcgacagccaagtgcgataactgccgcgatcagtatgagttaacaaagggaatgataactgaacaaataagtttagtaaggccaagtagagccactactccccctcccagagtagttacaacaccaaaagaagacctagataaaggcatgtatctcaaagtaccagcttgtgatactgaagtttttaatggatgttatgatcaatggccgtccttccgggacatgttcactgccgtctatataaaccatcctaaactctcacaagcacaaaagttataccatctaaggtacaaaacaaaaggggaagcaggcagtatcgtcaagcgattcgctttaaatgacgaaaattttaagctggcttgggaagcactagtcgaaagatacgaaaatgaaagggttatgatagaaaacccaataaaaactttattgcatttgccaaaaattcaacaagaaacTAGCCAGGAGTTTCAAAACTTATACTCTACAGTGACTAATTGcatatcagtgttaaaaacacaaaatatctctacagaatcgtgggaccccaTCATAGTAACTATTTATGCAGAAACACTCCCTGATGCTGCGTTACTACGATGTGAACAATCActtgtggaaagaaaaaaaatgcccacctggcaacagatgaaaacattcctcactgctcaatacgagatagctgagcgaatagacaaaaaaattataaatctaaaaagtcatcaaaatgactcaagtaaaaacttgtttaaacctcaagccagcaataatatgcaatacaatagacacgttaataGAAGTCACACTTTTGTGTCAAACCAAacaaataaatggcaaccattatgtgaaatttgtaagggaggtcataacataagatcttgcgagaaatttaaaaaattatccgtttctgacagaaacaatcttgtcagacaacataaactttgcaccaactgtctgtcgaatgctcatacgacaaaagactgtgaaagcaaatttagttgtgtgtactgtcaacgaagacatcactcattgcttcatattacaaattttcaaaatatgaagcaaaatcaatttcataaaaccaccgggttagtcactacaaccaaaagtgataatcccgaaatctcaaatcccgaaaaaagggaagaacaaccatgttgctctaaagcagcaaaaattcaagctcttcattcagagaatgaaagcaaaatacttttacccactgcggtcatcgctattgaacataaatga